The segment GTGAATCGCGAGGATTCATTGAAACGCATCCGCGAGTCCCCGGCGGGCTGGGATTTTCTTGTGATTGGTGGAGGTGCCACCGGGCTGGGCACGGCGGTGGAAGCGGCGTCGCGGGGTTACAGCACCGTGCTCGTGGAGCGGGATGATTTCGCCAAAGCGACCTCGAGCCGCAGCACCAAACTGATC is part of the Candidatus Angelobacter sp. genome and harbors:
- a CDS encoding FAD-dependent oxidoreductase; this encodes MNREDSLKRIRESPAGWDFLVIGGGATGLGTAVEAASRGYSTVLVERDDFAKATSSRSTKLI